The Chryseobacterium geocarposphaerae genome has a window encoding:
- a CDS encoding cytochrome-c peroxidase — translation MFTMIKIFQTGLLSLFFLSFVSCSDEVIEPLEKDEVYSLSFPSYFPEMIFDTSGNPVTKNGVELGRKLFYEGRLSRNNTISCGFCHIQENAFTHHGHTVSHGVDDRIGIRNAPPIQNMAFLKRYMWDGVVHNLDEQPIIPITNEDEMDSSMPEVVSKLSSDVKYKKLFKAAYGDENITGERVLKALSQFMVTMISADSKYDRVKQGKENFSSEETQGMSLFQQKCASCHSGALFTDESFRNTGMYYNVQFKDAGRYRVTLDQNDWMKFRVPSLRNVEYTAPYMHDGRFYTLEAVLNFYSDNVENSPNLDPQLKKNGHLGIAMKPQEKQLIIAFLKTLSDKNFITNPKFAE, via the coding sequence ATGTTCACAATGATTAAGATATTTCAAACCGGGTTATTATCCTTATTTTTTTTAAGTTTTGTATCATGTTCTGATGAGGTGATAGAACCGTTGGAAAAAGATGAGGTTTACAGTCTTTCATTCCCGTCGTACTTTCCGGAAATGATTTTTGATACCTCCGGAAATCCGGTCACAAAAAACGGCGTGGAGTTGGGACGAAAATTATTTTATGAAGGAAGACTTTCGCGCAACAATACGATTTCATGCGGGTTCTGTCATATCCAGGAAAATGCGTTTACACATCACGGTCATACGGTAAGTCATGGAGTAGACGACAGAATCGGAATCCGGAATGCACCACCCATTCAGAATATGGCTTTTCTAAAGCGATATATGTGGGACGGAGTGGTCCATAATCTGGATGAACAGCCGATTATTCCCATTACCAATGAAGACGAAATGGATAGCTCGATGCCGGAAGTAGTTTCGAAGTTAAGTTCAGATGTTAAATATAAGAAATTGTTCAAGGCAGCTTATGGAGATGAGAATATTACAGGAGAAAGAGTACTGAAAGCATTATCCCAGTTTATGGTAACCATGATTTCCGCGGATTCTAAATATGACAGGGTAAAGCAAGGAAAAGAAAATTTTTCTTCAGAAGAAACACAAGGCATGAGCTTATTTCAGCAAAAATGCGCGTCTTGTCACAGCGGAGCATTATTTACGGATGAAAGTTTCAGGAATACAGGAATGTATTACAACGTGCAGTTTAAAGATGCAGGAAGGTATCGGGTGACACTTGATCAAAACGACTGGATGAAATTTCGGGTGCCGAGTTTGCGAAATGTAGAATATACAGCACCTTATATGCACGATGGAAGATTTTATACATTGGAAGCGGTACTTAATTTTTATTCAGATAACGTAGAAAACAGTCCGAATCTTGATCCGCAACTGAAGAAAAACGGACATCTAGGAATTGCGATGAAACCTCAGGAAAAACAACTGATTATTGCTTTTCTGAAAACACTTTCCGATAAAAATTTTATCACGAATCCAAAATTTGCAGAATAA